The DNA segment GAATGATCATCAACCTATCTCAACAGGATCAAATTTAAATCTTATGATTAAATTAAAAAATTCCAGTTCCAAGGCAATCAGCAATGCTAGGATTGATATAGGGATAGATAATAGTCAGAATACAAGAATTGCTTATTTAAGTAATAATATCTTGGATAAGGTTATTTCATTATTACCTAATCAAGAAAAGGAAATACTTTTTAAAGTTGAAAAAATACCTCTATCATCTGGAACATACAGTTTGACATTATATTGTGAGGCTGCAGGACAAATCCAAGACTGGATTAAAAATGCAATTTATTTTGAGAT comes from the Bacteroidales bacterium genome and includes:
- a CDS encoding Wzt carbohydrate-binding domain-containing protein: MNDHQPISTGSNLNLMIKLKNSSSKAISNARIDIGIDNSQNTRIAYLSNNILDKVISLLPNQEKEILFKVEKIPLSSGTYSLTLYCEAAGQIQDWIKNAIYFEIRNVDFYNTGKSPHETQGSILLSYQIE